The following is a genomic window from Bacillus sp. V2I10.
TCTTGCCTATTCTCATGATAAGGCCGAATATTTGTGGTTCAAAACAGATGAGGGACAGCTGTTTGGCATTTTGAAAAATGCTGTGACAGAGCAGGAGGAAAACTTGCTGTCCACATTATATACACCCTATGACCATAGATTTGGGGAACACAGCGATCGTTCTGAAAAATGGCTGCATTATTTGTACGGTGAAAATGTTCCTCCATTTCTCCCTTCTTCAAACAGCATCCGGTGCTATTATTTCTACAGCAAGCACCCGGTCGCAGATAAACAAAACTTTGAAGAAGCGATGCAGGGATCGATTCCATCTTCGACGATATTATGGATCAGCCGTCATAAAGGGATTATTTTTGAAGAAAACTCTGAGCCCGTTGTTGATAAAGAAAGCTTTGATCAGTGGATTGATACATTTACAAGTGATTTTTTCATTGAGCTGTATGTTTATATTGGACAGCTTCACAGAATGACCGGCTCATTGAAGACGAAAATTCTTGCAGAACAAAGCTGTTTTGAGGCGATTTATAAATCCTTTAGACGGAAGAAATGCATAACCTTTCATGAAGCTCTGCCCATCCTTATTTTTGATGGCAGCAGCCTGATCAGCGAGCAAGTATTATCCGAATTTTTAACCGAATCATTTGAGGATGGGGAGCTTATTCAAACGCTCCAAGTTTACTTTGAATGCAATCTTAACGTCTCTCTTACCGCTAAAAAATTATATATGCACAGGAATAGCGTTCAATACCGAATCGAGAAATTCATCGAAAAAACCGGAATAGATATTAAGCACTTCCATGAGGCTGCCGCTGCATTTTTAGTTATGCAGTTTCTAGAACACTTTACTGAATAACTCTGCTGTTCATCTTGCACGAAAACCCTTACATTTTTTTGTGCAACCTGTCCATAGGCTTATCTTCAGAATTGAATTAAACTGAATTTATAAATAAAACGTTTTCATTTTCTGAGGAGGATTCAAATGGCTGAGCTTAAATTAAACAATATTTATAAAATGTATGATAACAAGGTTACGGCAGTTGAAGACTTTAACCTTCATATTGAAGATAAAGAATTCATCGTTTTCGTTGGCCCATCTGGCTGCGGTAAATCAACGACTCTTCGTATGATTGCAGGCCTTGAGGAAATCTCTAAAGGCGACTTCTCAATTGACGGCAAACTCATGAATGACGTTGCGCCGAAAGACCGCGACATCGCGATGGTATTCCAGAACTACGCGCTTTATCCACATATGTCTGTCTATGACAACATGGCATTTGGACTTAAGCTCCGCAAATTCCCTAAAGATGAAATCGATCGCCGAGTGAAAGATGCTTCACGCATTTTGGGCCTTGATCAATACTTAGACCGCAAGCCAAAAGCATTATCAGGCGGTCAGCGTCAGCGTGTTGCACTTGGACGTGCCATCGTTCGTGACGCAAAAGTATTCTTAATGGATGAGCCTTTATCGAACTTGGATGCTAAATTGCGTGTGCAAATGCGTGCTGAAATTTCTAAGCTTCATCACCGCCTGCAAACAACAACAATTTACGTAACGCATGACCAGACAGAAGCAATGACAATGGCAACACGCCTTGTCGTTATGAAAGACGGTATCATTCAACAGGTCGGCGCTCCGAAAGAAGTATATGAAAAGCCTGAAAACCTTTTCGTTGGCGGTTTTATCGGTTCACCATCCATGAACTTCTTTACAGGTCAATTAACAGAAGGCAAGTTCTCAATCGGAACTCAATCCATCGTTGTTCCTGAAGGGAAAATGAAGTATCTCCGTGAGCAAGGCTACGCCGGCAAAGAATTGATCATGGGCGTACGTCCTGAAGATATCCATGATGAGCCAGTTTTCATCGAATCTTCTCACGGATCAAAAGTAGATGCCAAAATCGAAGTATCTGAGCTTATGGGTGCTGAAACGATGCTCTACTCTAAAATTGACGGCCAGGACTTCATTGCACGCGTAGATTCACGCACAGATGTAAGACCAGACCAAATCATTCAGCTTGCTCTTGATATGAACAAAGCTCACTTCTTTGATAAAGAGACAGAGGTTCGTATCCGTCCAGCAAGTGAACAATAATAAGGTCCAAATCAGCCTGAGAATCTCTCAGGCTGATTTTTTTCATTGCAGGGCTCCTCCCTCCACAGAACCATCCCTTTCCTGCTCCCTAATTTGTTTTGCTTCTTCATGAAGACAATTGCTGCATGAAAACAAATGGATGCACTGATGTGATTCAAGGGAGTCCATTACCCCATCAAAAAGCTTCATTGAATCAATCTCCATATATGCGCTGTAGTCATCCAAATAATCGGTTATTTTCCCATAATCCGTCATGTTAATTTTGCAATTCGGACAGGTTGCGGCTTCGATCTCGTCGTTAAACCCATTACAAAGCGGGCACATGTTCATTTTTATCACCTGCAGCTTCATTTACTTGCTTCCTCTTTATATATTCCCTAACTCTCTTTCACTATATGTAATATCTATATTTCCATAATAATTACCATTTTAGCATGTGCATATATTTTCTCGGGAAATACATAATACGTAATAACAACAGTTAAACAACCCGCAGCACCTTATCATGATGGGTTAGCCGAGAAGGCCATGAATCATTATGACTCATGCACTGGTGCAACTCCAGCTTACCCAAAAACTATATTCTATCAAGGAGTGTATTTATATGGCACAATCAAACAGCAATTCTTCAAATCAACTAGTTGTACCTGGTGCTCAACAAGCAATCGATCAAATGAAGTACGAAATCGCTACTGAGTTCGGAGTAAACTTAGGAGCAGAAACAACTTCTCGTGCTAACGGATCTGTTGGCGGAGAAATCACAAAGCGTTTAGTTTCATTTGCTCAATCAAACATGAGCGGATTTTCTAAATAAGAAAATTGAATAACATGGCTTATAGGACCCTGGCATTTCGCCGGGGTCTTTTCTCATATGAGCAAAAGAGAGCATTTCTTATTCGCCCCTTAGTATCAAACAAGTTCCCTTCTCCATATACATGAATAAAACATTCAGAAGGAGAATGCTCAAATGTTTGAAACCATTGATTGGAGATCTGTCACATTCGTTTGTGCAAGCCTTGCACATGAAATGATTGTTCACTTTAACTTGCCCAGAGTGTATTATTTTGAACAGGAAAAAAAGCAGCTGTTGAAAGATATAAAATCTGTAAAGCTGTGAATTCCATTTGGAAATTCATTTTAAAAATTAACTAAAAAAAGAGCAGGCTGCTTATGCTCGCGCCTACTCTTCAAGTTTTCTAAGAAAACGTTTCGTCCGTTCTTCTTTTGGCCGATCAAATACTTCAGATGGTGCACCGCGTTCTACGCTTACTCCATTATCCATAAAGATCACTTCATCAGCCACTTCTTTTGCAAATCTCATTTCATGAGTGACTACCACCATGGTCATTCCTTCTGCTGCTAAATCTTTCATCACATTCAGTACATCTCCGATAAGTTCGGGATCAAGGGCTGAGGTAGGCTCATCAAACAGCATCACTTTAGGCTCCATCGCAAGAGCTCTTGCAATGCCCACGCGCTGCTGCTGTCCGCCTGAGAGCTGAAAAGGATAAAAATTCTTTTTATCCCCAAGACCTACTTTTTCAAGAAGGGCACTTGCTTTTTTTACGGCTGTTCCTTTGTTTTCTCTCTTAACGATTACTGGTCCTTCAATCACATTTTCAAGAGCTGTTTTATGCGGAAAAAGATTATAGCTTTGAAATACCATGCCTGTATTGCTTCTAAACTCCGTAATTGTTTTTTTAGCCACATTACCGGTGAAATCGAGTGTTTGCTGATCCAGTTGAATGATTCCTTCTGTCGGAAGTTCAAGTACGTTCAAGCATCTTAGGAATGTTGTTTTCCCTGATCCGGATGGACCAATGACAACAACAACTTTTCCTTTTTCAATCTCTAAATCAATGCCTTTTAAAACTTCTAGCTCACCAAAGCTTTTATGCAATCCTTTAATTGAAATCATATAAGTGCTCCTTTATTACCTTGCAACATAACGGTCCAGTTTCCCTTCAATGCGCTGCTGGATGACAGATAGAATAAAACAGATAATCCAATATAAAAGACCAGCCAGAGAATACATCAAAAGAAATTCATAATTCGTTGATGCTATTTCCTGTGCTTTTCTGAACATCTCTGTTACAAGAATTAATGATGCAAGTGACGTATCCTTAACTAAACTGATAAAGGTGTTGGACAGCGGCGGTATAGACACGCGTGTAGCCTGAGGCAAAATAATTCTTTTTAAAGTCTGTGCATAACTCATTCCAATTGAATATCCAGCTTCCCATTGCCCTTTTGGTGTTGACAATATTGCTGCCCTGATTATTTCAGATGCATAAGCTCCGACATTCAGGGAAAACCCTATAACTGCAGAAATAAACGGACTGATTGTGATTCCGACACTTGGAAGGCCGTAGAAAATAATAAATAATTGTACAAGCAAAGGTGTTCCTCTAATAATTGATACATATATTCTTGCAATTATTTGAAGAGGCTTAATTGTCGAGATTCTTGCCAAAGCAGTAAGAATAGCTAAAATAAGTCCAATGACAAATGTTATGAGTGTTAATGGAAGAGTATAATACAAAGCTCCCTTCACCAAAGGGAGAAGGGAACTTTGTGCAATATCCGCCAAACGTTCTAACCGTTCAGGGTCTGCAAAAATATTATTCAGATACATCTTCGCCAAACCATTTTTCGGAGATTTTTTTGTATGTGCCGTCCTCTTTCATTTCAGTTAATGCTTTATTCACTTCTTCCACTAACTTGCCGCTGTCTTTACGGAACATTAATCCGCTGTGTGCAGCATCTTCGCTCTCATCTACAATTTGAATCGGAGCGTTGCCGCGCTGATTCTGGAAATCGAGTACTGAAAGCTTGTCATTAATCGTTGCATCTGCACGTTTTGAATTAATGAGATCAATGGCTTGTGTAAATCCTTCTACCCCAACAAGCTCAGCTCCGTTTTCCTTGGCAATTTCCCCGTAGTTGCTTGTTAAGGATTGAGCTGCTTTTTTCCCTTTTAAGTCTTTAAATGATTGGATGTCTTTGTTTTCTTTATGTGTGACAAGTACAGCTGCCGATGAAATATACGGTTCAGAGAAATCATATTTCTCCTCGCGCTCAGGCTTGATGCCGACTTGGTTGGCAATCATATCAAAGCGTTTAGCATCAAGACCGGCAAACATAGCGTCCCACTGAGTTTCTTTAAATTCAGCTTTCACACCAAGACGCTTTGCAACCTCTTGTGCGATCTCTACATCAAAACCGGTTAATTTATCTTTGTCATCATGGAATGTGAAAGGCGGATATGTACCTTCTGTACCAATGACAAGGACACCTTCTTCTTTTACTTTATCAAACAGCTCAGCATCACTGCCAGAACCTGCCTGATCTCCCTCGTTCTTATTATCCCCGCCTGTTCCGCAGGCAGACAAAATCAGTACAAACACTGATAAAAGTGCAAATAGACTAAAAAATCTTTTCATAGTAAACCAACCCCCACTAATCTTATCGGATTTTATTTAAGTACGTTAGAATCTTACCTCCAAGACTTCCTTCTGTCAATTCATTTGTTTTATTTTTATTTAGTGTAACCAGATTGGAACAGAGTATGTTTTCTCTTCTCCTGTAAATGAAGTAAAATGAAAGAAAAAGACAGGAGAGTTTGTTATGAAAATCGCATTATTCGGCGGAACAGGGAGAGTTGGCAAAGCATTTTTAAAACAGGCCATAAATGGTGGTCACCAGGTCAGAATGCTTGTCAGAGATCCTGCAAAAATAGAGGACATACATAAAAATGCTGAAATCATTAACGGAAATGCACTGGACCTTCAATGTATTGAAAATACAGTTTCAGGCTGTAATGCTGTTGTCAGCTGTCTCGGTACGGATGGAGATAATACCCTGACAGTCTCAGTGCCGCTTATTGTCCAGGTAATGAGAAACGAAAACATTAACAGAGTGATTACGATTGGTACAGCTGGTATTTTACAGGCACGGTCCAACCCTGAGCTTTACAGATTTCAATCAAATGAGTCAAAACGGACAATGACAAGAGCAGCGAACGAACATTTAAATGCCTTCCTGACACTTAAAGCGTCAAATCTCCAATGGACAATCGTTTGTCCAACCTATTTGCCGGATGGAAAATTAACAAAGAAATTCAGATTTGAGGAAGATTATCTCCCCCAGGACGGAAAGCAAATATCTGCTGAGGATACAGGTTATTTCACTTATCAGGTTCTAACTGAACGGTCCTTTATCTGTAAACGCGCTGGACTTGCATACTAAGGTTTCCTGTCATCTGGGCAAACAAAAAAGTACGTTCCTGACTAAAAAATCAGGAACGTGCTTTTTTTATCCTGCAAGGGTATTCTGTTTTCCCTGCTGCAGTTCATACATTTGATAGTACTTTCCTTTTAGCTTCATTAATTCATCGTGATTGCCTCGTTCCGCTATTTCACCCCGGTCGAGGACAAGAATTTGATCTGCATTCTTAATAGTAGAAAGCCGATGAGCAATAATAAACGTTGTTCTGCCTTTTTTCAGAACTTCAAGTGCATCTTGGATGACAGCTTCTGTCTCTGTGTCAATGCTTGCCGTAGCTTCATCTAATATGAGGATAGCAGGATCATAAGCAAGTGCTCTTGCAAATGAAATCAGCTGACGCTGTCCCGATGAGAGCGTGCTGCCTTTTTCGATAACAGGCTCATCGAAACCAAGCGGAAGATGCTTAAGCAATTGATCTGCGCCAACATCTTTTAATGCTTTCTCCACTTGTTCTCTGGTGATTTCCGAATTATCAAGGCTTACATTCGAAGCGATCGTTCCTGTGAACAAAAATGGATCCTGAAGCACAATTCCCATATGTTCTCTAACCGCTTGGCGCGGCATTGATAGAATATCTTTGCCGTCGATTGTGATCTTACCCTCTTTAATATCGTAAAAACGGAACAGTAAATTCATAATCGAACTTTTTCCGGAACCTGTGTGTCCGACTAGTGCTACGGTTTCACCCTGTTTCGCTTCAAAATCGATATTTTTCAAAACATATTCGCCTTCTTTATAGCCGAACCATACATTTTCAAACGCGACATTTCCTTTATATCGCGGCTCTTTTTTCTCGCTGACATCCGTGCCTTTTTCATCAAGCAGGCTAAACACTCTCTCAGAAGCAACACGTGCTGTTTCAAGCTGGGCGAATTGGTTCACGATCCCTGTGATTGGCTGAAAAAGTCTGTTTAAATAATCAACGAACGCATAAAGAACTCCTATTGATACCATTGAACCAACGCCTAAAGAGGCTCCGCCGAAATACCAGATGAGGGCCACGAACGCACAGTTCCGCATAAATCCTACCATATTATGCGACAGCAGGGAGTTCAGACTCAGCAGCTTATTTTGAAAGTGAAAATGGGATGTGTTTAATTCTTCAAATTCCGCTTTCGTTTCTTCCTGCCTGCGGAAAGCCTGAATAATCGTCATACCCTGAATCGATTCATTGATTGTTCCGTTAATATCGCTGACAAGCGAACGAATCTTATGATTGTAGGTTGAAGCGTATTTTCGGTATACGATGCTCCAGACGACCAGGATTGGCAGGATAATCGTACAGATTAATGCAAGTTTTACATCAAGCAGGAATAATGCAATGAAAATACCTGTTATATAGATGGCGCTTGTAAAGAATGTTGAGAGCACCGCTACAAACAGTTCTCTGATTGCTTCCGTATCGTTTGTGATTCTTGCAACAACCTTACCGGCTGGAAGGTTATCAAAATAAACAACCGGCAGGCGCTGGATATGTTCAAATACATCCTGACGCATTTTTTGAATAATGCGATTTGATGTAATCTGCAGAAAATAGCGCTGTCCATAGTGAAAGAATGAGGCAAATACAAGCAAACCAAAATAAATAGCAATCAAAGTAATGAGCCCTTTAATTTCTGGCTGATAGAACGTAAACAGCTGTTCAGATGTGAGCCTGCTGCCTGTATAAGAAGCAGATTCTGTTCCACGTTCGATAATGACCGATTTTCCATTCGCTCTTCTGTCTCCGTCAAACTGAATTTCACCCGGTATGAAATAATAATCACGCTGCACTTGCAGAATGTGAACTTCCTTGCCTTTTTCTTCACCTGGTTTAAAGTAATCCTCCCGTTTATACCAGGATCCATTGTAGTTTACAGCATTTTCTCCTTCTGCTGTTTCATGCCACTTTTTCTCAATGCCCAATATGTGGTCATCGATCATTTTTTTTGCGATAAATGGACCTGTAAGCTCAGCTCCGACTGCAACGGCAAGCATGATTAAGGCCAGTATTAATGTTCTTTTATAAAGGGCTGCATAGCGGATCAGTCTTTTTCCTGTGCTCATGCTCCCACCCCGCCTTCGTTTTCTGCTTCAATTTGCTGGCGTTCATATTGCTCTTTGTACCAGCCGTTATTCGCAAGCAGCGTTTGGTGCCTGCCTTCTTCAATGATTTTTCCTTCATCAAGTACAAGTATCCAATCTGCGTGTTCTACAGCAGACAGACGGTGTGTCGTAATGAATGTTGTCTTATCGGCACGCTCACTTCTAATATTAGAAATGATGGCCGTTTCTGTTTTTGCATCAACAGCTGACAGGGAATCATCTAAAATCAGGATTTCCGGATTGACCAGAAGTGCACGTGCAATGGAGATCCGCTGTTTTTGACCTCCGGATAGGGCAACACCCTTTTCCCCTACTAATGTATTCAGACCATCCGGCAGCATTTCAAGATCTTTTCTGAAAAAAGCAAGATCGATCGCTTTATTCAGTTCTGCGTCTGATCCATCTTTCTTTCCGAATAAAATATTCTCTCTTACCGTTCTTGAAAATAACACGTGATCTTGAGGAACATAGCCAATAAAACGCTGCAGTGTTTCAAGCGGGATTTTCTCAATCGGAACCCCGGACATTGTAATATGACCGCTTCCAGCCGGATATTGTCTGAGCAGCTGTTTGACGATTGTCGTCTTGCCGCTGCCGGTTTTGCCGACAATGCCGATTGTGTCCCCTCTATTTACAGTAAAGCTGACATGTTTTAAGTTCTCCACTTCTGATGAAGGATATTGGAACGATACATCTTTAAACTCAATCTTTTTGGGTGAATCTATATGCTCCGGCTGCTCATGATTTTTCACATCCGCTTCATATGATAATGTTTCGTTGATTCGGTCAAGTGATGCGTTTCCACGCTGCATGATATTGATCAATTCTCCAATTGCAAACATCGGCCAGATCATCATTCCCAGGTAAACGTTAAAGGACACCAGTTCACCAAGGGTGATTTCATTATGAAAGACTAGGTAAGCTCCATATCCGAGTCCAATTAAATAGCTGATCCCGACAAGCAATTTCATTGTTGGTTCAAACAGTGCATCAATTTTTGCTACACTTACATTTTTCCGAAAAACATCATCTGTTAACGTGTTAAATCGGTTTACATCTGCTTTTTCCTGAACGTAAGCACGAATCACTCGCACGCCTGCCACTGATTCAAGCACCTGGTCATTCATGTCGCCAAAAGCGTCCTGAGCTGCCATAAATCTGGCGTGAATTTTCTTGCCGTAGATTCCCATGGCAATCGCCATAATCGGCAGTGGAAGAATCGCGGCAAAAGTAAGCTTCCAGCTGATGAGAATTCCCATTGTCAACAGAATCGTCAGCATGAACATGCTTGAGTCAACCAATGTTAAAATACCAAATCCGGCAGTCGTCGAAATAGCCTTCAAATCATTCGTTGCACGGGCCATTAAATCTCCCGTTCTGTTTTTCTCATAAAAGCGCGGTGTCATAACTAAGAATTGCCCCATCAGTTTTGATCTTAGGATTCTTTCAGCCAAATGAGCCCCGCCAAATAAATTGTACATCCAGAAATAAGATAAAATATAAACAAGTACACCAAGTCCAAGAAACAATACAATATATTGAACGAGCAGTTCGCTCGAAAACCGTCCAACCTGAATATCATCTATTGCATTCCCAAGCAATTTAGGGGGAATAATTTCAAGAACATTTACAACTAAAAGCAATACGATTGCAGCTGTATACCGCTTCCAATACTTTTTAAAAAACCATCCTAACTTCACTAACACCGAAAACATGTCATCATCTCCTTTGTCTCTCTATCCCTTTTTCGCTAACCGCTGTCTGGATCTCCCTTTTTCACTGCTTTCTCTGGTTTCAACATCATTACATACATAATTTCTTCCTCCTTTAAGATTTAATTTATATAAAAAAGGCAAACCTCCGCATGCCGGGGTCTGCCTTTTTACAATCAAACATAAAAAGGCACAGAAGTATACAATGCAGCATACCCCTGTGCCTTTTCCTTTTTATATTCAGAGACTGATTTCTCTAAATGGTATAAAGGTACGGAGGGGCCGCACAAGAAATAACGTTACGATCGTACGCAATCACAATTAATTTTTTCATGTTAAACCCCTCCTTTACCGATTTATTGTTTTTTATCCTTAGATAGATTACCATATTTTTCATTATTTTGTCAATTGGGATTTTTCCTTATTTTCTGCTTAATGTTCCATGATTAATCTTCTACAAACACAGCCGTTCCATAGGCAATAATTTCAGATGCATTCTGCATAACGGCAGAGCTCTGCAGCCTCATTCCTATGATCGCATTTGCTCCTTGATTTCTTGCATCCTCGGCCATGCGTCCGATTGCCTTTTGCCTTGCTTCTTCCATCATCTCAGTGTATTCAGAAATCTCTCCTCCAACAATCGTTTTAAGTCCCGCCATTAAATCTTTTCCTATATGCTTTGTCTGCACAGTTGCTCCTTTGACAAATCCTTTAAGTTCTTTAATTTCTTTTCCCGGAACAAAGTCAGTAGTTACGATTATCACTTTCATCATCCTCCTTTTTTCTTACAGTCCGGCCTTTTCATTAACACTGTAAATAAAGCACACATCGATACTATGTGAAGCAAAATGAGTCAGGAAGCTGAGGAGCATTAAGATGGATTGCATGAACCTCCCTCTTTCAGCTGCATCTTTTCATCTACTTTTCTTAAATCGACCCCCATAAAAAGAGTAAAAAATAGGTGCATATCATCATTTTCACCTTCTGGATGTTTCAAATAACAGAAAACAAGGTAAAGAACTGTAACAAACAACAGAAGTTCAGGAAAATTGAAGGAGGAAAACAATGAGCCAGTTAGTTTCCACTAGTCTATGTACCCAGGATCAATTAAGAATGGATCAAATTATCAGTTTGAATCAGCTCGCAAAAAACTATAAAGGAAAGGTGTACTTCTTAGCTGGAAAACGCAGCATCGTCGATGTCTCAAAGTTTCCTTCTTTGATTACTTTCTTTCTGATGACATCTGGATCTAATCAGATTAAGGTGCTGATTGATGGGGATAGCCCGAGCGAGATCTTGGCTGAAATGGACACCATCTGTTCTACTGAATCAAGATTGTCATCTAATTTTTTAAACACAGCTGAAAAAGTAAAGGTATAAAATCAGTTAACCCTTACAAAAGATAAGGGAGTATGACTTACTTACAGACATCAGAGAAAAGGAGATTATTACTTATGATCAGAACTATTTTAATCGTTATCGGAGCAATTGTTGTTATCGGTTGGCTGCTTAATGTAATTCTATAAAGATAAACAAGGGAGAGGAACCTTATGTCTGAACATAAACAAGTGAATGTTGAGAGAAAAGAAGAGCATAAAACGAACAATAGTCTTCTTGGAGCCACTTTTATTAAATATGCGGCATATTTGGTTATATTCTTCGGTATTATCTGGTTTTTAATTACTTATATTTTACCAATGTTTCAATAACTAATTTCAGTTTTTTAATCCACACTCTGCATTGCAGGGTGTGTTTTTTATATTAATAAGATTCCGTCCTGACTGAGAAGCTGGACAAAGCTAAAATGATTTCTGCCCATTCTAATTCATCTCCCTAAATTCGATTTTTTATCAATCGGTTTTAAAGATTTATCAGCCGATTTCCGAAATTTATCTACTTGAAAAAAAATTAATCACCCTAACCTGTTAATGAGAAATAGTCCGTAAAAAAGCTGAACGAGATTAATCTCGTTCAGCTTTCCTCTTAATTTCCTGATGTATCTCCGGTATCAGAGCGCCATCTGCCGGGGGCTCTGGATCCGCTGGCGGTTCTGTCGGTTCTGCCGGCGGTTCCGGTTCTGCCGGTTTTTCTTCGTTTTGTTTTTTCTCTTCTTCTTTTTTACGTTCTTCTTCTTTTCTGCGTTCTTCTTCTTTTTTAGCTTCTTCTTCTTCTTTTCTAGCCTGTTCTTCTTCTTTTTTAGCTTGTTCTTCTTCTTTTTTAGCTTGTTCTTCTTCTTTTTTAGCTTGTTCTTCTTTGCGTTTTTGCTCTTGTTTTTGCTCTTCTTCCTTTTGCTTAGCCGCATCGGCTTTTGCTTTTTCTTCCTGTTTTAAGCGTTCCTGTTCATCTCGTTTAGCTTTTTCATCGGCTTCTTGTTTTCTTTTTTCTTCTTGTATCTTTTTGCTTTCTTCATTAGAAGGATCTGTTTTCTTTTTCTTTGACTTGCTTTCCGTTTCCTTGAGAGGAGGTAGATTAAAATCCTCTGGTTTTTCATTTTTAAGGGCTGCATCCATAATAACTTTAAATAATGGTGCAGCTGTCGCACTGCTTGATGTGTTCAGATAATTGTTTTGATCTGTTTGATCGTAGCCGAGCCACATGGCTCCAACAACGTTAGGAGTATATCCGACAAACCATTGATCTTTTACTCCATCTATTCCATCAATATCAAGCTGTGTGGAGCCGGTTTTTCCGGCCAGCTCATGTTTTTCAAGCTGTGCTTTTTTCCCTGTTCCTTCTTTTACTACCC
Proteins encoded in this region:
- a CDS encoding ABC transporter ATP-binding protein; its protein translation is MFSVLVKLGWFFKKYWKRYTAAIVLLLVVNVLEIIPPKLLGNAIDDIQVGRFSSELLVQYIVLFLGLGVLVYILSYFWMYNLFGGAHLAERILRSKLMGQFLVMTPRFYEKNRTGDLMARATNDLKAISTTAGFGILTLVDSSMFMLTILLTMGILISWKLTFAAILPLPIMAIAMGIYGKKIHARFMAAQDAFGDMNDQVLESVAGVRVIRAYVQEKADVNRFNTLTDDVFRKNVSVAKIDALFEPTMKLLVGISYLIGLGYGAYLVFHNEITLGELVSFNVYLGMMIWPMFAIGELINIMQRGNASLDRINETLSYEADVKNHEQPEHIDSPKKIEFKDVSFQYPSSEVENLKHVSFTVNRGDTIGIVGKTGSGKTTIVKQLLRQYPAGSGHITMSGVPIEKIPLETLQRFIGYVPQDHVLFSRTVRENILFGKKDGSDAELNKAIDLAFFRKDLEMLPDGLNTLVGEKGVALSGGQKQRISIARALLVNPEILILDDSLSAVDAKTETAIISNIRSERADKTTFITTHRLSAVEHADWILVLDEGKIIEEGRHQTLLANNGWYKEQYERQQIEAENEGGVGA
- a CDS encoding YbjQ family protein, with the protein product MIIVTTDFVPGKEIKELKGFVKGATVQTKHIGKDLMAGLKTIVGGEISEYTEMMEEARQKAIGRMAEDARNQGANAIIGMRLQSSAVMQNASEIIAYGTAVFVED